A stretch of DNA from Micromonospora peucetia:
CGGTCGTCGGCACCGGCGAGCAGTGGGTCACCGAGCTGTCGACGACGCAACTGCGCGAACTGTTCACCCTGGAGGCCGGGGCGGTGGTGGAGTGAGCGGGCAGCCGGCCCGCGACGGCGGGACGAACGGCCGGTTCGCCGACTACGGCCGGCCACGCCGGATCGACGGCGGGCTGAAGGCGCGCAGCACCCGGGGCGCCATCGGCCAGTCCTGGTGGTCCCGGCGTTTCCTGGAGGTGCTGGAGTCCTTCGCCCTCGGCACCAGGCTGACCCGCGGCCGGTCGTACGCGCGGGCCGGTCAGGTGGTCCGCCTGGACGTCGCCCCCGGCGAGGTCAGCGCCGCCGTGCAGGGCTCCCGCGCCCGCCCGTACGAGGTGAGCATCGCCCTGCACCCGTTCCCGGCGGCGCTCTGGGCCCGCATCGAGGCGGAACTGGCCGCCCAGGCGTTCTTCAGCGCCCGGCTGCTCGCCGGTGACCTGCCCCCGGAGCTGGAGGAGTTGTTCGCTGCTGCCGGCGCCCCGCTCTTCCCCGCGGACGTGGCGGAGCTGCGGCAGTGGTGCAGCTGCCCCGACTTCGCCGTCCCCTGTAAACATCTCGCGGCCACGTTCTATCTGCTCGCCGAGGCGTTCGACGCCGACCCGTTCCAGTTGCTGCACTGGCGGGGCCGGGGCCGGGCGGAGCTGCTCGACCGGCTGCGCATCCTGCGGGCCGCCGGACCCGTCGGCGACCGGCCGGACGCGACAGGCTCCGTGCCGTCGGACGCGACAGGCTCCGTGCCGTCGGACGCGACAGGCTCCGTGCCGTCGGACGCGACAGGCTCCGTGCCGTCGGACGCGACAGGCTCCGTGCCGTCGGACGCGACAGGCTCCGTGCCGTCGGACGCGCCGGGCACCGTGCTGTCGGACGCGCCGGATCGTGGCGAGCCGGGTGCCGGACGGGACACCGTGGACGCCCCGCCGGTCGGGGCGGCGCGGGCGCTCGCCGGCCTGCCGGCAGCGCCGCTGGGCGAGGCGGTCGACCGGTTCTGGCTGCCGCCGGTCCCGTTGCCCGACCGACCGCCCAGCCTGCCGACCGGACCGGACCTGCTGCTGCGGCAGCTCGGCGCGCCGGCCCCCGCCATCGGCGGACCCGGTCTTGTCGAGCGGCTGCGGCGGGCGTACCAGCTTCTCGGCCGGTGAGACGGCCGGCGGAACGGTACGGGACTCCGGGTCACAGCCAGCGGCGACGGAACCGCCACATCACCGCGGCGTTGGCCACCAGGACCACCGCGCACAGGGCCCCGGCCAGCCGCCCGGCCAGCACGGTAGTCGCCGGCAGTGAGGCCCACAGCACGATCGTCAACAGCATCAGCCAACGGCCGCGACGGGCCCGGGCCCGGCTGTCGAGCCGGGCGAAGAACGCCGGATCACTCTCCCGGAGCTGACGGGTGATCTGCTCGAACCTGCGCTGATCCTCTTTGCTGAGCATGTGCCTTCCCCTCACGTGTTCAGCGGTTCGGCGGCATACCCGCTGCGACGGCCGCTCACGCTCCCGTCCTGCTGCTACTTTGCGGCCCGGTCCGGCGGCACCGGTCCGCCCGCCGGTCGGTCGCGCTCGGGCCGCCCGCAGGTGAGCGGGGAAACGCCTCAGCTGCGGCTTAGTCGAACCTTAAATTTGTCTGTACCGATGAAAGTGGCGTCCCGCGTCGGGTGGGCGGGAATCGTCGGGTCCGGGCCGGGACGTGCCGCGTACGCCCTGCTCCGGAGGTCCGTACCGCGCCGGGTGGAAGCCCGGCGCCACCGACCCGCGTTGAGCTGCGCCTTAAGTGCCGTCGTGGGGGCTTCCGGTGCTGCTTGAAGGCACCTGAACGGTTCACTACCTTCCGGTGCAACCCCCTCAGGCACCAGCCGCCGCACCTGCACCCCGTGCCAGCCGTCGCGGCGCAGCAGAAACGGATTGGTACATGGCCGACCAGAATGTGCCACCACGTCGACCACGGGACGGCCGCGGATGGGACGGACGCCAGCACCCCGCCGCCGACGGTCACCGCGACACCCCCGCCCCCGCCCCGTACGGCCCCGGCGCGTACCCGCAGCACCAGGGTGGACATCTCGCCGACCCGCGCGGCCAGTACGCCCACGCCGGGCATCCGCCCGCGCGCGGGCCGCAGTGGGTCGGCCCGGACGGCTTCGCGCGGCAGGCAGGCGCGCCGTCACCCGGCCCGGTACTGCCCGATCTGGACGATGACGACGAGCCGGGCCGCGGGGTCGGCCGCCGCAGGGCCCTCGCCACCCTCGGCGGCACCGCGGCCGTGGTGGCCGGTGGCGCCGCCCTGGCGATGACCCCGCAGGTCCGCAGTCTCTTCGGTGACGAGGCGGTGGCCGGCGACGCCACCGGCGCCACGGTCACCGACGGCACCCCCGCCCGCCCGAGCGGCCAGCAGCCGAGCATGGTACGCACCTACACCGAGCAGAACGAGAGCTACATGGGCTCCCGGGCCGGCGAGGCGCTGAAGAAGAACGCCCCGACCGGCGGCCGCACCTTCTCCGGGCCGGCCGCTGCCGCCGCGGAGACCAAGGTGACCGTCAAGACGGTGCTCGCCAAGGATCCGATCCTGCACCTGGCCCGGCGGGCCACCTTCGGCGCCACCGGGCAGGTCGTCGCCGAGATCAAGGAACGGGGCATCGACGGCTGGCTGCGCTGGCAGCTCGACCCCGACAAGATCGCGCCGACCAGGGCCGAGCTGAAGCTCGCCGACCTGCCTACGCTGAAGCTGGGCACCGCGCAGCTGCGCGAGCAGCGCGACCAGCTCAACGAGCGGGGCGCGCACCCGGAGAAGGAGATGGTGGACGCCACCATCGCCCGGCAGATCTGGTCGAACCGGCAGCTGTTCGAGGTGATGGTCGACTTCTGGAACGACTTCCTGCACGTCGCCGCGGACTTCGACGGCGGCGAGGTGTACCGGGCGTCCTTCGACCGGGACGTCGTGCGGGCGCACGCCCTCGGCAGCTACCCCGAGATGTTGCTCGCCGCGAACCGGCACCCGGCGCTGCTGCTCTACCTCAACCAGAACGAGTCCCGCGGTGACGCGGTCAACGAGAACCTGGCCCGGGAGAACCTGGAGCTCTACTCGGTCGGCGTCGACGGCGGCTACACCGAGAAGGACGTCCGGCAGGCGGCCCTGCTCCAGACCGGCCGGGGCGTCAACGACGGCAAGTACGTGTTCCGCCCCGAGCGGCACTACCTCGGCAAGGTGAAGGTTCTCGGCTTCACCCACGCGAACAACTCGAAGGACCCGAAGAAGGCCGAGGCGGCCATCGACGCGTACCTGACGTACATCGCGCTGCACCCGTCCACCGCGAAGTACGTGGCGCAGAGCCTGGCCACCCGGTTCGTCTCGGACACCCCGCCGAAGTCCCTCGTGGAGCGGCTGGCCAAGTCGTACAGCACCAACAAGGGCATGATCAAGCCGGTGCTGATGACGCTGTTCAGCTCCTCGGAGTTCTGGGCGGCGGTGGGGCAGAAGGTGCGCCGGCCGATGGAGTACCTGGTCGCCACGTACCGGGCACTGGGCGTGTCCCCGGAGGCGTCGCCGAAGCACGACAACGGCGACAGCAAGCGCACCCCGTACGCGCGGGGACTGCGGCAGGTCCACGACCGGATGCGCGAGCTGGGCCAGTATCCGATGGGCCAGCCCACCCCCGACGGCTACCCGGACGTCTACGTGGCCTGGACCTCCGCCGGCACCATGGTCAACGGCTGGAACGAGGCGGGCGAGCTGCTCGCCGGGCGGCGCACCGTCTTCACGTACACCCCGGCGGAGAAGCTGGTGGCCAGGCCGCCGGCCACCGCCGGGGCGTACGTGGACGCGCTGGCCCTGCGGTTGGTGGGCCAGAAGCTGAGCGCCCGGGAACGGTCCCTGATCCTCGGCGTGGCCGGCGTGCCGGCCGGCGACCGGGTCGACGCCACGTTCGACGGGGCCGTCACCGCCGTCGCGCGGGCGATCCTCGCTTCCCCCCAGCACCACCTCCGGTGAGGCATCCGATGGAGAAGACTGTGCACACGTTCCCCCTGCACCCCGAATGCCCCGACCTGCGGCGGCTGGCCGACGACCCGGCCGAGGCGCTGCTGCGGGCGGAGGCCGACATCGTCGCCGCCGAGAACGCCGCCGAGGCCGACCGCTACCGGCGGCTGGAGGACCTGGAGGAGGCCCAGCAGGACGGTCGCGGCGTCAGCCGGCGGACGTTCGTGGCCGGCGCCGCCGCCACCGCCACCGCCCTGGCGACCGCCCAGTTCGTCACCACCTCGGCGTCGTTCGCAGCTACCAAGACCGGCACCCTGATCCACGTCTTCCTCTACGGCGGGCTGGACGGGCTGAGCCTGGTCGCCCCGGCGGACGACCCGGTGCTCGCCAAGGCCCGCCCCGACCTGCTGCTCGCCGACGACTCCCTGGCGGTGGGCCGAGGCTTCAAGCTCACCAGCGCGTTCAAGCCGCTGGAGAAATGGCTGAAGAGCGGCAACCTCGGCTTCGTCCCGGCGGCCTCCGACGAGCGGCTGTCCCGCAGCCACTTCCAGGCCGCCGACGCCTGCAACCTGGGCGGCCTGCCCAGCCAGACCGGCGGCCGGGGCTGGCTGGACAGCCTGGTCGACACGCTCGGCACAGGCACCGCGTTCCGCAGCGTCGGCATCGGCAGCACGCTGCCCCGGTCGCTGGTCGGCAACAACGGCGCGCTCTCCCTCAACAGCGTCGGCTCGCTGCGGCTCAACGGCGACGACCGGTACCGGGCCGCGACCGAGAAG
This window harbors:
- a CDS encoding SWIM zinc finger family protein, which codes for MSGQPARDGGTNGRFADYGRPRRIDGGLKARSTRGAIGQSWWSRRFLEVLESFALGTRLTRGRSYARAGQVVRLDVAPGEVSAAVQGSRARPYEVSIALHPFPAALWARIEAELAAQAFFSARLLAGDLPPELEELFAAAGAPLFPADVAELRQWCSCPDFAVPCKHLAATFYLLAEAFDADPFQLLHWRGRGRAELLDRLRILRAAGPVGDRPDATGSVPSDATGSVPSDATGSVPSDATGSVPSDATGSVPSDATGSVPSDAPGTVLSDAPDRGEPGAGRDTVDAPPVGAARALAGLPAAPLGEAVDRFWLPPVPLPDRPPSLPTGPDLLLRQLGAPAPAIGGPGLVERLRRAYQLLGR
- a CDS encoding DUF3040 domain-containing protein codes for the protein MLSKEDQRRFEQITRQLRESDPAFFARLDSRARARRGRWLMLLTIVLWASLPATTVLAGRLAGALCAVVLVANAAVMWRFRRRWL
- a CDS encoding DUF1800 domain-containing protein → MADQNVPPRRPRDGRGWDGRQHPAADGHRDTPAPAPYGPGAYPQHQGGHLADPRGQYAHAGHPPARGPQWVGPDGFARQAGAPSPGPVLPDLDDDDEPGRGVGRRRALATLGGTAAVVAGGAALAMTPQVRSLFGDEAVAGDATGATVTDGTPARPSGQQPSMVRTYTEQNESYMGSRAGEALKKNAPTGGRTFSGPAAAAAETKVTVKTVLAKDPILHLARRATFGATGQVVAEIKERGIDGWLRWQLDPDKIAPTRAELKLADLPTLKLGTAQLREQRDQLNERGAHPEKEMVDATIARQIWSNRQLFEVMVDFWNDFLHVAADFDGGEVYRASFDRDVVRAHALGSYPEMLLAANRHPALLLYLNQNESRGDAVNENLARENLELYSVGVDGGYTEKDVRQAALLQTGRGVNDGKYVFRPERHYLGKVKVLGFTHANNSKDPKKAEAAIDAYLTYIALHPSTAKYVAQSLATRFVSDTPPKSLVERLAKSYSTNKGMIKPVLMTLFSSSEFWAAVGQKVRRPMEYLVATYRALGVSPEASPKHDNGDSKRTPYARGLRQVHDRMRELGQYPMGQPTPDGYPDVYVAWTSAGTMVNGWNEAGELLAGRRTVFTYTPAEKLVARPPATAGAYVDALALRLVGQKLSARERSLILGVAGVPAGDRVDATFDGAVTAVARAILASPQHHLR
- a CDS encoding DUF1501 domain-containing protein, which produces MEKTVHTFPLHPECPDLRRLADDPAEALLRAEADIVAAENAAEADRYRRLEDLEEAQQDGRGVSRRTFVAGAAATATALATAQFVTTSASFAATKTGTLIHVFLYGGLDGLSLVAPADDPVLAKARPDLLLADDSLAVGRGFKLTSAFKPLEKWLKSGNLGFVPAASDERLSRSHFQAADACNLGGLPSQTGGRGWLDSLVDTLGTGTAFRSVGIGSTLPRSLVGNNGALSLNSVGSLRLNGDDRYRAATEKAIKGLFTGINHPVQEAVQDGLGALSTAQRLAAKPYQPAEGVEYKGVGYAFQQLAQLIKGGANVRVATVGMGGYDTHENQGTREGGQLHRRLNELAGAMAAFLTDLGERSADVTIMVSSEFGRRVASNGGGTDHGHGGVVTLLSGRKLAGSLLGTWNGLDDLDSGDVPEYNNMFNVYGSVAQGRFGLTNAQVDKIFPRQKYTPMKLYA